One genomic segment of Cottoperca gobio chromosome 21, fCotGob3.1, whole genome shotgun sequence includes these proteins:
- the uchl3 gene encoding ubiquitin carboxyl-terminal hydrolase isozyme L3 — protein sequence MDSPRWLPLESNPEVMTKFVNCLGMKPTWQFGDVYGLDPELLSMVPRPVCAVLLLFPVTEKYEAFKQEEEEKLKGQQQVSPDVYFIKQTIGNACGTIGLIHAVANNRAHLEFEPDSALKKFIEQTSKMTSEEKATFLEKDESIRVTHESSAQEGQTEAPSLDEKVNLHFIAFVNVGGHLYELDGRKPFPIVHGKTSEDTFLEDAVEVCKVFMARDPQEVRFTIIALSKDSY from the exons ATGGACAGTCCACGCTGGTTGCCTCTGGAGTCAAATCCAGaa GTCATGACAAAG TTTGTCAATTGCTTAGGTATGAAACCAACCTGGCAATTTGGAGATGTATACGGATTGGATCCAGAGCTTCTCAGCATGGTACCACGACCAGTGTGCGCAGTGCTTCTTCTCTTCCCAGTGACAGAGAAG TATGAGGCGTTCAagcaagaagaggaagagaaactcAAGGGTCAACAACAAGTCTCTCCTGATGTCTACTTCATCAAGCAAACTATTGGAAACGCTTGTGGAACAATAGGATTAATTCATGCAGTGGCAAACAACCGGGCACACCTGGAGTTTG AGCCCGATTCTGCTCTTAAGAAGTTTATTGAACAAACTTCTAAGATGACCTCAGAGGAAAAGGCCACCTTCCTGGAAAAAGATGAG AGTATACGTGTTACACATGAATCCAGTGCACAGGAGGGACAGACTGAG GCCCCGAGTTTAGATGAGAAAGTGAATCTGCATTTTATAGCCTTTGTGAATGTCGGAGGACATTTATATGAACTGG ATGGCCGTAAACCCTTCCCTATTGTCCACGGAAAAACTTCAGAAGATACTTTCCTCGAG GATGCTGTAGAGGTTTGTAAGGTCTTCATGGCTCGCGACCCTCAGGAGGTTCGTTTCACCATCATTGCCCTCTCCAAAGATTCATATTGA